A single region of the Deltaproteobacteria bacterium genome encodes:
- a CDS encoding helicase, with protein sequence MKDVAMKGPGGKGEERFSPETQIFVRDEIADCGGNEVFFIGRTDGEGLVVDILPMARGDREAVPAITENTGPGDVVIHNHPTGILAPSKADLSIASKVGGDGVGFYIVDNEVRRVYAVVEPQQARGTVEPLNPEEISALLGPNGPLAAVHPHYESRLSQCRMAADVARILDSRAVGVLEAGTGTGKSLAYLIPAVLWALKGKRRVVVSTRTINLQEQHLRQDLPLVQKALGEPFKAVLIKGRGNYLCLRKRDLLDNDSGELLLDFDDVLEVRELIEWSRMTSDGTLSDLSFVPGDANWNLLKAESDSCLRARCPHFSDCFFYRSRMDAASAQILLVNHHILFADLAVRSAGHEAAAVMPRYDAVVLDEAHNLESVALSYFEGSVGKWGLMGQLGRLVSRKKQDRGLVPFLTRRISGMRFLNVGKRNKLDELAGSITSGVTEARGRMDRIFDDLAGVMIPWLGGARGTGSKWRVPPALRNEAEWKKVEQLLDELGAALSVPLAPLRKLNRVLRGLVDDGFDDLTGFWGDIGAVASRLDASLDFITRVREGEEDGEVCWVDVRLRKGRSSVSFHLTPLDAAQIMEQTLFSLDGPVVMTSATLTVEGTFDFLNEKLGIRSLQDRDVVEEVYPSPFDMAAQMRLAVLDDVAEPGREGYVRELTHAVLDLVKASGGGALVLFTSYRTMDAVFEGCGEEFSRRGIQALRQGESPRTVLLDRFRSDPDLTLFATDSFWEGIDVVGDSLRSVIITRLPFPVPTDPVMEARSEALVREGRDPFMEDSVPRAVIRLRQGVGRLIRHKDDRGFAVICDTRLLKRSYGRIFLNSFPGTEAEGGTVAGTAADIRTFLDI encoded by the coding sequence ATGTGGTGATCCACAACCATCCGACGGGTATTCTGGCCCCATCGAAAGCCGATCTTTCCATTGCTTCCAAGGTGGGTGGTGACGGGGTCGGTTTTTACATCGTGGACAATGAGGTCAGGCGGGTCTATGCCGTCGTGGAACCTCAGCAGGCCAGGGGGACCGTTGAACCGCTCAATCCGGAAGAAATATCCGCTCTTCTGGGTCCCAATGGGCCCTTGGCCGCCGTTCATCCCCACTATGAGTCACGTCTTTCACAGTGCCGTATGGCTGCTGACGTGGCGCGTATTCTTGACAGCCGGGCGGTGGGCGTCCTCGAGGCGGGAACCGGTACGGGGAAAAGCCTCGCCTATCTGATCCCGGCCGTCCTTTGGGCGTTGAAGGGGAAGCGCCGGGTTGTGGTTTCCACCCGAACGATCAACCTCCAGGAGCAGCACCTTCGACAGGATCTGCCTCTTGTGCAGAAGGCTTTGGGGGAACCTTTCAAAGCTGTCCTTATCAAAGGGCGTGGGAACTACCTGTGTCTTCGTAAAAGGGATCTGTTGGATAATGATTCAGGAGAATTGCTGCTCGATTTCGATGACGTCCTGGAGGTCAGGGAACTCATCGAATGGAGCCGGATGACATCCGACGGGACCCTTTCGGACCTGTCCTTTGTACCCGGTGACGCCAACTGGAACCTTTTGAAAGCCGAGTCCGATTCCTGCCTGCGGGCCAGGTGCCCTCACTTTTCCGACTGTTTCTTCTACCGCTCCAGGATGGATGCAGCATCGGCCCAGATCCTTCTTGTCAACCATCATATCCTTTTCGCCGACTTGGCAGTCCGCAGCGCCGGGCATGAAGCCGCCGCGGTCATGCCCCGCTACGATGCCGTGGTACTTGATGAGGCGCACAACCTGGAAAGTGTGGCCCTATCCTACTTCGAGGGCAGTGTGGGGAAATGGGGCCTGATGGGGCAACTGGGCCGTCTGGTCAGCAGGAAAAAACAGGACAGGGGCCTTGTCCCCTTTCTTACGAGACGGATCAGCGGGATGCGTTTCTTGAATGTCGGGAAAAGGAATAAACTCGATGAACTTGCCGGCTCAATAACATCCGGCGTCACGGAGGCGAGGGGTCGTATGGATCGTATATTCGACGATCTCGCAGGTGTGATGATTCCATGGCTGGGAGGCGCCCGGGGAACGGGCTCCAAGTGGCGCGTCCCCCCGGCCCTGAGGAACGAAGCCGAATGGAAAAAGGTTGAACAACTCCTCGATGAACTTGGCGCCGCCCTTTCGGTTCCCTTGGCCCCCTTAAGGAAACTCAACCGGGTTCTGAGGGGTCTGGTTGATGACGGTTTTGATGATCTTACCGGGTTCTGGGGGGATATCGGGGCGGTAGCCTCCCGCCTGGATGCGAGCCTGGATTTCATCACACGGGTCCGGGAAGGTGAGGAAGACGGTGAGGTCTGCTGGGTGGACGTACGCCTCAGGAAAGGACGTTCATCCGTCAGCTTTCACCTGACCCCCCTGGATGCGGCCCAAATCATGGAGCAGACCCTTTTTTCCCTGGATGGGCCGGTGGTGATGACTTCCGCTACCCTGACAGTTGAAGGGACGTTCGATTTTTTAAACGAGAAGCTTGGCATCAGGTCTCTCCAGGACCGTGATGTGGTGGAGGAGGTCTACCCATCACCCTTTGATATGGCCGCCCAGATGCGCCTGGCCGTGCTCGACGATGTTGCGGAACCGGGGAGAGAAGGGTATGTGCGTGAACTGACCCACGCTGTGTTGGATCTCGTGAAAGCTTCGGGTGGTGGGGCACTGGTGTTGTTTACATCCTACAGGACAATGGACGCGGTTTTCGAGGGGTGTGGGGAGGAATTTTCCCGGCGGGGGATTCAGGCCCTCCGCCAGGGGGAATCCCCCAGAACGGTTCTTCTGGACAGGTTTCGTTCAGATCCGGATCTGACCCTCTTTGCAACCGACAGTTTCTGGGAGGGGATCGATGTTGTGGGGGATTCCTTGCGGAGCGTAATTATCACGAGGCTTCCTTTCCCCGTGCCCACGGACCCTGTGATGGAGGCGAGAAGCGAGGCCCTGGTGAGGGAGGGACGGGATCCATTCATGGAGGATTCGGTGCCCCGCGCCGTCATCCGGTTGAGACAGGGGGTCGGCAGGCTCATCCGGCACAAAGATGACCGCGGATTCGCGGTCATTTGCGATACGAGGTTGCTAAAGCGATCTTATGGGAGAATCTTCCTGAACTCTTTCCCGGGAACCGAGGCGGAGGGGGGCACCGTGGCCGGCACCGCGGCCGATATCAGGACCTTTCTGGATATTTGA
- the greA gene encoding transcription elongation factor GreA, producing the protein MTKYPMTPGGLEKLKSELKRLKAEERPKVIEAIAVAREHGDISENAEYDVAKEQQAFLESRIRGIENRIANAQVVDPAGVGTDKVVFGVLVKVQDLESGEELGYQIVGEDEADVSAGKINVTSPVARSLIGKQVGDVVQVQIPRGLRELEILDISIPANTA; encoded by the coding sequence ATGACAAAATATCCCATGACTCCCGGGGGGCTGGAGAAATTGAAAAGTGAATTGAAAAGGCTGAAGGCCGAAGAGCGCCCCAAGGTAATCGAGGCCATCGCCGTTGCCAGGGAGCACGGTGATATTTCCGAAAACGCCGAATATGACGTGGCCAAAGAGCAGCAGGCGTTTCTTGAGAGCCGAATCCGGGGAATCGAGAATCGGATCGCAAACGCCCAGGTTGTGGATCCTGCGGGAGTCGGCACCGACAAGGTGGTTTTCGGCGTCCTCGTGAAAGTCCAGGACCTGGAGTCCGGGGAGGAACTGGGCTACCAGATTGTAGGCGAGGACGAAGCGGATGTTTCCGCCGGGAAGATCAATGTGACATCCCCTGTGGCCAGGTCGCTTATTGGCAAGCAGGTGGGTGACGTGGTACAGGTGCAGATCCCAAGGGGTCTGAGGGAACTGGAGATCCTTGATATATCCATCCCCGCTAATACTGCCTGA
- a CDS encoding P-II family nitrogen regulator, producing the protein MKKVEAVIKPFKLEEVKEALNSLGIQGMTVSEVKGFGRQKGHTELYRGAEYIVDFLPKVKIEVVVKDEILEKVLEAVSKAAKTGRIGDGKIFVLPVEDVIRIRTGETGEEAI; encoded by the coding sequence ATGAAAAAGGTTGAGGCCGTTATCAAGCCGTTCAAGCTGGAGGAGGTTAAAGAGGCTCTCAACTCCCTCGGTATCCAGGGGATGACCGTCAGCGAGGTGAAGGGTTTCGGCAGACAGAAGGGCCACACGGAGCTTTACCGTGGAGCCGAGTATATCGTCGATTTTCTGCCCAAGGTGAAGATCGAGGTTGTTGTAAAGGACGAGATTCTGGAAAAGGTCCTTGAAGCGGTGTCTAAAGCCGCCAAAACCGGGAGGATCGGGGACGGTAAGATCTTTGTCCTGCCCGTGGAGGATGTTATCCGGATCAGAACCGGCGAAACCGGGGAAGAGGCGATTTAG
- the glnA gene encoding type I glutamate--ammonia ligase: MTPKEVLEFAEKNGVKMVDLKFMDLPGTWQHFGVPISQLEESSFEEGFGFDGSSIRGWQPIHASDMLVVPDSDTAQIDPFSTRVPTLSLICDIVDPITKESYSRDPRNVARKAENYLKSTGIGDTIYFGPEAEFFILDDIRFGQNPQSGFYFLDSSEGWWNTGREEEPNLGYKPRHKEGYFPCPPTDATDEIRVEMVQVLESLGIEIEAQHHEVATAGQAEIDMKFAPLLQAADNLMRFKYVVKNVAKQFGKTATFMPKPIFEDNGSGMHVHQSIWKDGKPLFAGDRYGGVSELTMFYIGGIIKHGAALCALTNPTTNSYRRLVPGYEAPINLVYSSRNRSAAIRIPMYSANPKTKRVEFRTPDPTCNGYLAFAAMLMAGLDGIENRIHPGEPLDKNIYGLPPEELAQIPSVPGSLSEALDAMEADHDFLLKGDVFTPDLIEMWLTYKRQNEVDAINLRPHPWEFALYFDI; encoded by the coding sequence ATGACACCGAAAGAGGTTCTTGAGTTTGCGGAGAAAAACGGGGTCAAGATGGTTGATCTCAAGTTCATGGATCTACCCGGGACGTGGCAGCATTTCGGAGTACCCATCAGCCAGCTTGAAGAGAGCAGCTTTGAGGAGGGTTTCGGGTTTGACGGTTCCAGCATCAGGGGTTGGCAGCCCATCCATGCCAGCGATATGTTGGTCGTGCCTGATTCGGACACGGCCCAGATCGATCCTTTCTCTACGCGGGTGCCTACCCTTTCCCTTATCTGCGATATAGTGGATCCCATTACAAAGGAGTCCTATTCCAGGGATCCGAGAAACGTGGCGCGCAAGGCGGAAAATTACCTCAAGTCCACGGGTATCGGCGACACGATCTACTTCGGACCGGAGGCCGAGTTCTTCATCCTCGACGACATCCGTTTCGGACAGAACCCCCAGTCAGGATTTTACTTCCTGGACTCGAGCGAGGGGTGGTGGAACACGGGCCGGGAAGAGGAACCCAACCTTGGTTATAAACCACGGCACAAGGAGGGGTATTTTCCCTGTCCCCCCACCGACGCCACCGATGAAATACGCGTGGAGATGGTTCAGGTGCTCGAGAGCCTGGGGATCGAGATCGAGGCGCAGCACCACGAGGTGGCCACCGCCGGTCAGGCGGAAATCGACATGAAGTTTGCTCCGCTGCTTCAGGCCGCCGACAACCTCATGAGATTCAAGTACGTCGTCAAGAACGTTGCCAAGCAATTCGGCAAGACGGCCACCTTCATGCCAAAACCGATATTCGAGGACAACGGCTCCGGCATGCACGTGCACCAGAGTATCTGGAAGGATGGCAAGCCCTTGTTCGCGGGGGACCGGTACGGCGGCGTGAGCGAGTTGACCATGTTCTACATCGGGGGCATTATCAAACACGGGGCGGCGCTGTGTGCCCTGACCAACCCCACGACCAACTCCTATCGCAGGCTGGTTCCAGGTTACGAGGCGCCTATCAACCTGGTCTACTCCTCAAGGAACCGGAGCGCCGCCATCCGGATTCCCATGTACTCGGCAAACCCCAAGACGAAGAGGGTGGAGTTCAGGACCCCCGATCCTACGTGCAACGGCTATCTGGCCTTTGCCGCCATGCTCATGGCCGGTCTGGACGGCATCGAAAATCGAATCCATCCCGGGGAACCCCTCGACAAGAACATCTATGGTCTGCCTCCCGAGGAACTGGCCCAGATTCCCTCCGTGCCGGGCTCCCTGAGCGAAGCCCTCGATGCCATGGAAGCGGATCACGATTTCCTGCTGAAGGGTGATGTCTTTACCCCCGACCTCATCGAGATGTGGTTGACATACAAAAGGCAGAACGAGGTGGACGCCATCAATCTCAGGCCCCATCCCTGGGAGTTCGCGCTCTACTTCGATATTTAA
- the lgt gene encoding prolipoprotein diacylglyceryl transferase yields the protein MFPELLHIGPLTLHTYGLMVALGMLAGITLAEYLNRKQGGEPGRIVDLSLIVILSGLLGARTLFIIINLSYYQSHPLEMVMVWKGGLVFFGGLIGGLIGLLVAILIYRMPLWRTLDIAAPGLTLGHALGRIGCFSAGCGYGRPTDLPWAVIFTDPRSLATGVLGIPVHPTQLYSSLALLILTVFLVWKTPRRRFDGQIAALYIIIYCIFRFGVEFLRGDPRGGAEIMGFFLSTSQIVSLVLLPLGLLFYFLRSQAGERD from the coding sequence ATGTTCCCGGAACTTCTTCATATAGGACCGCTCACGCTCCACACCTACGGCCTCATGGTCGCCCTGGGTATGCTCGCCGGCATTACCCTCGCCGAGTACCTGAACAGAAAACAGGGTGGAGAGCCGGGCCGCATTGTCGATCTGTCGCTCATCGTCATCCTTTCCGGACTCCTTGGCGCCAGGACTCTCTTCATCATCATCAACCTCTCCTACTACCAGAGCCATCCGCTGGAGATGGTTATGGTCTGGAAAGGTGGATTGGTCTTCTTCGGAGGGCTTATCGGAGGGCTCATTGGGCTGCTGGTCGCCATTCTGATCTACCGGATGCCCCTCTGGAGAACCCTGGACATTGCCGCGCCGGGACTTACCCTGGGCCACGCCCTTGGGCGGATCGGGTGCTTTTCCGCCGGCTGCGGCTACGGCAGGCCCACGGACCTGCCCTGGGCGGTGATCTTCACCGACCCCCGCAGCCTGGCCACGGGCGTGCTTGGCATCCCGGTTCATCCGACCCAGCTATACTCCTCTCTGGCCCTCCTGATCCTGACCGTTTTCCTGGTCTGGAAAACCCCGCGGAGGCGCTTCGACGGTCAGATAGCAGCCCTGTACATAATAATTTACTGCATCTTTCGCTTCGGCGTGGAGTTCCTCAGGGGAGATCCCAGAGGTGGGGCTGAAATCATGGGATTCTTTCTGTCCACGAGCCAGATCGTGAGTCTTGTGCTCCTGCCCCTGGGCCTGTTGTTCTATTTCCTGCGGTCACAGGCGGGGGAAAGGGATTAG
- the lspA gene encoding signal peptidase II, translating to MVDFLLFVGILTADRVSKIMVVNLMDLYQSTPVIPSFFHLTYVRNTGGAFSILAGWDSPFRRVFFILVPLCALLLLLYLYREAQRSSSTQVRLAITAIAAGAVGNLYDRTVTGKVVDFLDVFVGPYHWPAFNVADSAITVGAIYLGFLFLRGHMDSMNS from the coding sequence ATGGTAGATTTTCTTCTCTTCGTGGGTATCCTGACGGCGGACCGGGTGTCGAAGATCATGGTGGTCAACCTGATGGACCTGTACCAGTCGACACCGGTGATCCCCTCTTTTTTTCACCTGACCTACGTGAGGAACACCGGCGGGGCATTCAGCATCCTGGCCGGCTGGGACAGCCCCTTCAGGCGGGTCTTCTTTATCCTGGTGCCCCTGTGCGCTCTGCTTCTCCTGCTTTATCTTTACAGGGAGGCTCAACGCAGCTCTTCTACGCAGGTCCGTCTGGCTATTACAGCCATCGCCGCAGGCGCCGTGGGAAATCTTTACGACAGAACCGTCACGGGAAAGGTTGTGGACTTTCTGGATGTGTTTGTGGGACCATACCACTGGCCTGCCTTTAACGTGGCCGATTCGGCAATCACCGTCGGAGCCATTTACTTGGGCTTCCTCTTTCTGAGGGGCCACATGGACTCGATGAATAGTTGA
- the ileS gene encoding isoleucine--tRNA ligase translates to MAAENPKGYKDTLNLPKTDFPMRASLPRKEPERLQKWADQDIYRKILEARAGKETYILHDGPPYANGNIHMGTALNKILKDFVVKSKWMAGKYSHYVPGWDCHGLPIEHKVDTELKARETGISAIEIRRACRDYANHFIDIQRTEFRRLGVFGDWDHPYLTMAYPYEARITREFGAFVQQGSVYKRRKPVYWCSSCGTALAEAEVEYHDHTSPSIYVKFTFMDDPAKKIPELKGIPSAVAIWTTTPWTIPANLAIALHPDFSYVAFLVNGEALIAAEDLASHLASTIGAGEPEIIARFPGKLIEGLKTRHPLYDRESIVVLADYVTLDAGTGCVHTAPGHGQDDYETGLRYGLDVYAPVDDEGKFTSDVGFFAGTHVFKANRNIIEKLEEIGALLAETPIEHTYPHCWRCDSPIIFRATEQWFISMEHNGLRSKALEAINKVRWIPSWGRQRIYQMIENRPDWCISRQRSWGSPITIFYCEECGEALMSGDICNHVADQMEEKGADVWFTALAGELLPEGTKCRACGGVSFKKDMNILDVWFDSGASYAAVLQDRDDLEWPCDMYLEGSDQHRGWFHSSLLESVGTRGEPPYREVLTHGYVVDGNGRKMSKSLGNVIAPQKIIDKYGAEIIRLWVSATDYRDDIRISDEILLRLTEAYRRIRNTCRYLLGNLSDFDPEKDSVPYDEMDELDRWALLRLSRVTGRIVEAYDTFQYHNVFHTLHNFCVVDLSNFYLDILKDRMYASEANSPLRQSGQTAFLALADGIVRLMAPILSFTSEEVWENLPGSRAESVFLTEFPRPDAGWADHDLENRYEKLVAIRDVVTKALEEDRRLKKIGNSLEAAVTLHVTDRAAAEFLESFGKGLPDLFIVSSAAIESHGELPEDAFTHEGFPGFGVTVGKAEGGKCERCWKFAPEVGADGKDSGICARCQSVIEG, encoded by the coding sequence ATGGCTGCTGAAAATCCCAAAGGCTACAAAGATACCCTGAATCTCCCTAAAACTGACTTCCCCATGAGGGCGAGTCTCCCCAGAAAGGAGCCGGAGCGCCTTCAAAAGTGGGCGGATCAGGATATCTACAGAAAAATTCTGGAGGCGAGGGCGGGGAAGGAGACCTACATTCTTCACGATGGCCCCCCATACGCAAACGGAAACATACACATGGGGACGGCCTTAAACAAGATCCTCAAGGACTTCGTCGTAAAGTCCAAATGGATGGCCGGTAAATACTCTCACTATGTTCCAGGCTGGGATTGCCACGGCCTTCCCATCGAGCACAAGGTTGACACGGAGTTAAAGGCCCGGGAAACCGGGATTTCGGCCATTGAGATCCGTCGGGCCTGTCGTGATTACGCCAACCACTTTATCGATATCCAGCGAACGGAGTTCCGCCGGCTGGGGGTTTTCGGGGACTGGGATCATCCCTATTTGACCATGGCATACCCTTACGAAGCGAGAATAACGAGGGAATTCGGCGCTTTCGTCCAACAGGGCTCCGTCTACAAGAGAAGAAAACCGGTGTACTGGTGCTCCTCATGCGGCACAGCCCTGGCCGAGGCTGAGGTGGAATATCACGATCATACTTCACCGTCCATCTACGTAAAATTTACTTTCATGGACGACCCCGCGAAAAAGATTCCGGAGTTGAAGGGCATACCCTCAGCGGTGGCTATCTGGACAACCACCCCGTGGACGATCCCGGCGAACCTGGCGATAGCCCTTCACCCCGATTTCTCCTACGTGGCATTCCTCGTTAATGGAGAGGCCCTCATAGCCGCGGAGGATCTGGCCTCTCATCTCGCCTCCACCATAGGTGCGGGAGAACCGGAGATCATAGCCCGCTTCCCGGGGAAGCTGATTGAAGGGCTGAAAACAAGGCACCCCCTGTACGACAGGGAGTCAATCGTCGTCCTCGCGGATTACGTGACCCTGGACGCCGGGACAGGATGTGTCCATACCGCTCCCGGGCACGGACAGGATGACTACGAGACAGGATTGAGATACGGTCTGGACGTTTATGCCCCGGTGGATGACGAAGGTAAATTTACCTCCGACGTAGGTTTTTTCGCGGGCACGCATGTATTCAAGGCCAACAGGAATATCATTGAAAAACTGGAAGAAATTGGCGCTCTTCTCGCCGAAACCCCCATTGAACACACCTACCCGCACTGCTGGAGGTGTGATTCACCCATCATATTCAGAGCAACCGAACAGTGGTTTATCTCCATGGAACACAACGGCCTCCGTTCCAAGGCGCTTGAGGCAATCAACAAAGTCCGCTGGATCCCCTCATGGGGCCGGCAGCGGATCTACCAGATGATCGAGAACCGGCCGGACTGGTGCATATCCCGTCAGCGGTCCTGGGGATCGCCGATTACCATCTTCTACTGTGAGGAGTGCGGAGAAGCCCTCATGAGCGGGGATATCTGCAATCATGTGGCCGACCAGATGGAGGAGAAGGGGGCCGATGTCTGGTTCACTGCTTTGGCCGGGGAACTTCTGCCGGAAGGAACGAAATGCCGGGCGTGCGGCGGAGTCTCCTTTAAAAAAGACATGAACATCCTGGACGTATGGTTCGACTCCGGTGCAAGCTACGCCGCGGTTCTCCAGGACAGGGACGATCTCGAATGGCCCTGCGACATGTACCTCGAGGGATCCGATCAGCACCGGGGATGGTTTCACAGCAGCCTTCTCGAATCGGTGGGAACCAGGGGCGAGCCGCCTTACAGAGAGGTCCTCACCCATGGCTACGTTGTCGACGGCAACGGAAGGAAGATGTCCAAATCCCTGGGCAACGTCATCGCCCCGCAGAAGATCATCGATAAATACGGGGCCGAAATCATACGCCTCTGGGTTTCCGCTACCGACTACCGGGACGACATCCGTATTTCCGATGAGATCCTTTTGCGCCTGACGGAGGCATATCGCCGTATCCGTAACACATGCCGATACCTGCTGGGCAACCTTTCCGACTTCGACCCGGAGAAGGACAGTGTCCCCTACGATGAGATGGATGAACTGGACCGTTGGGCGCTGCTCAGGCTATCCCGGGTGACAGGCCGGATAGTTGAAGCCTATGACACCTTCCAGTACCACAATGTCTTCCACACGCTCCACAACTTCTGCGTGGTGGATCTGTCGAACTTCTACCTCGACATCTTAAAGGACCGGATGTATGCCTCCGAGGCAAACAGTCCTCTGAGACAGTCCGGGCAGACCGCGTTCCTGGCCCTGGCTGACGGAATCGTCCGCCTGATGGCGCCCATCCTTTCATTCACCTCCGAGGAGGTGTGGGAGAACCTGCCGGGATCAAGGGCCGAAAGCGTTTTTCTGACCGAGTTTCCGAGACCGGACGCCGGATGGGCAGACCATGATCTGGAAAACCGCTACGAAAAACTGGTGGCCATCAGAGATGTCGTTACGAAGGCCCTCGAGGAGGACCGCCGGCTTAAAAAGATCGGCAACTCCCTCGAGGCGGCGGTGACGCTTCACGTAACGGATCGGGCAGCCGCGGAATTTCTCGAAAGCTTTGGAAAGGGTCTGCCTGACCTTTTTATCGTCTCATCGGCTGCAATCGAATCCCACGGGGAGTTGCCTGAAGACGCCTTTACCCATGAGGGATTTCCCGGATTCGGAGTAACGGTCGGGAAGGCGGAAGGCGGCAAGTGTGAAAGATGCTGGAAATTTGCCCCTGAAGTCGGGGCCGACGGTAAAGATTCCGGGATCTGCGCCCGGTGTCAGAGCGTTATCGAGGGATAG
- a CDS encoding DUF445 family protein, whose protein sequence is MPKIVYFAIFPVVGALVGWITNRIAIIMLFRPRKPISFLGFRIQGLIPQRQHQIAQRIAETVEQELLTVEDLDEAMSGVQWEDEVRSTLTSILHTKGPGMFIGKIPGIAKAWEALILPQIIDLLAPEINRLIARYRDSFVRKLRNSVDIRQIVADRIEQFEIQTLETLIFALASREFKHIEWVGALTGALIGAIQGLIVLIAG, encoded by the coding sequence ATGCCTAAAATAGTCTATTTTGCTATCTTCCCCGTGGTTGGCGCCCTGGTGGGTTGGATCACCAACCGGATCGCCATCATCATGCTGTTCAGACCCCGGAAACCCATCAGTTTCCTGGGATTCCGTATCCAGGGACTAATTCCACAGCGCCAGCACCAAATCGCCCAGAGGATCGCCGAGACCGTCGAGCAGGAGCTGCTGACCGTCGAGGATCTGGATGAGGCCATGAGCGGGGTCCAGTGGGAGGATGAGGTCCGTTCCACCCTGACATCCATCCTCCACACAAAGGGGCCGGGAATGTTCATCGGAAAGATCCCGGGGATAGCCAAGGCGTGGGAAGCTCTGATCCTTCCGCAGATCATTGACCTCCTGGCTCCGGAGATCAACAGGCTCATCGCCCGATACCGGGACTCCTTCGTCAGAAAACTGCGGAACTCCGTGGATATCAGACAAATCGTGGCCGACCGGATCGAGCAGTTCGAGATACAGACCCTGGAGACCCTGATATTCGCTCTGGCCAGCCGGGAGTTCAAGCATATCGAGTGGGTCGGCGCCCTCACCGGCGCCCTCATCGGCGCAATCCAGGGCCTGATCGTGCTCATTGCCGGATAG
- the xseB gene encoding exodeoxyribonuclease VII small subunit, whose amino-acid sequence MPPVFYGRRKLAKSTKKDEGFEEGLAELEAIVAQLEGGDISLEKSLELFEKGTVKLKKLAGILDEAEKKVEILTRDISGEVKAVPFDEEETED is encoded by the coding sequence ATGCCGCCGGTGTTTTACGGGAGGAGAAAATTGGCAAAATCCACAAAGAAAGACGAGGGTTTCGAGGAAGGCCTAGCCGAGTTGGAGGCAATCGTCGCGCAGCTCGAAGGGGGCGACATATCCCTTGAAAAATCCCTCGAGCTCTTTGAGAAGGGCACCGTCAAGTTGAAAAAACTGGCCGGGATACTCGACGAGGCGGAAAAGAAAGTCGAGATCCTTACCCGGGACATATCCGGCGAGGTGAAGGCCGTTCCCTTTGACGAAGAGGAAACTGAGGACTGA
- a CDS encoding polyprenyl synthetase family protein, with product MAGFLEEDKAQVDRALEGVMPPKGTYPSRLVDAMRYSLFAGGKRIRPILVLSSARAAGGDPENAMAAACAVELVHTYSLIHDDLPAMDDDDYRRGKPTCHRAFDEGTAILAGDALLTMAFELLCDPELLQSVQPVDRLRMIRKLGAAAGWKGMVGGQQVDLDSEGKPPSQPVLEYIHTHKTGAMIRCSVLLGALAAGAGDAVSRALGQYGENLGLAFQVVDDILDVTASTNEMGKDHGSDAASGKVTYPALFGLEGAKDRARGLIAEAKSHLEGMADDGHLAEIADFVLLRRL from the coding sequence ATGGCAGGATTTCTGGAGGAGGACAAGGCACAGGTTGACCGAGCTCTGGAGGGAGTTATGCCGCCCAAGGGCACCTACCCTTCCCGGCTTGTCGATGCGATGCGCTACAGCCTTTTCGCCGGTGGAAAACGGATCCGGCCCATCCTGGTTCTCTCCTCGGCCAGGGCAGCCGGGGGGGACCCCGAGAACGCCATGGCCGCGGCGTGCGCCGTGGAACTCGTCCACACCTATTCCCTGATCCACGATGACCTTCCGGCAATGGACGACGATGATTACCGAAGGGGGAAACCGACCTGCCATCGGGCTTTCGATGAGGGCACCGCCATTCTCGCCGGGGACGCCCTTTTGACAATGGCGTTTGAACTTCTCTGTGACCCTGAGCTCCTGCAATCCGTCCAGCCTGTTGACAGGTTGAGGATGATTCGGAAGCTTGGCGCCGCTGCCGGATGGAAGGGCATGGTGGGAGGCCAGCAGGTCGATCTCGACAGCGAGGGAAAACCCCCGTCCCAACCTGTCCTGGAGTACATCCATACCCATAAAACCGGCGCCATGATCCGTTGTTCCGTCCTACTGGGGGCTCTCGCGGCCGGGGCTGGAGATGCCGTATCAAGAGCCCTTGGACAATACGGTGAAAATCTGGGTCTCGCCTTTCAGGTCGTTGATGACATCCTTGATGTTACCGCGTCCACGAACGAGATGGGAAAGGACCACGGCAGCGACGCTGCAAGCGGAAAGGTTACCTATCCCGCCCTTTTCGGGCTTGAGGGTGCAAAGGACCGAGCGAGGGGCCTCATCGCCGAGGCAAAGAGCCATTTGGAGGGGATGGCGGATGACGGGCACCTTGCTGAAATTGCAGATTTTGTACTTTTAAGGAGGTTGTAG